The Scomber japonicus isolate fScoJap1 chromosome 9, fScoJap1.pri, whole genome shotgun sequence genome includes a region encoding these proteins:
- the LOC128364896 gene encoding rhodopsin-like, which translates to MPISNITDSVTGGVPLSVDFDSPEDYFIFIFQILFATATVLVAGTVVIGILATKALRLQNRFIFMLNTSICDTLVGFSVYYLGLFDVQEGYPSRNGTYNVLPSLLGVNILTFLFAQFDRYLAVCHPFIYSRFITRHVVIGINIYCWIYNVAHLLARNLLPLSKAIQLYTYSIVFFQLIILTKVVMTIKLYVVARFHVERDPPSAERESKKESLRIIIFVVISFLVLWGPSFVNIIIRFVGGGGLKFRNEATNLFAIMARFNAVCTPSVYLWGSPALREAMVKTVWGRVCPRCKRRVGSCHGKEDARESWK; encoded by the exons ATGCCCATTTCCAACATAACAGACTCTGTGACTGGAGGAGtgcctctctctgtggactTTGACAGTCCTGAggattattttatctttattttccaGATCTTATTCGCTACTGCTACTGTTCTCGTAGCCGGCACAGTAGTCATTGGCATCTTGGCCACAAAAGCGCTGCGTCTTCAGAATAGATTTATTTTCATGCTGAACACGAGTATTTGTGACACGCTTGTTGGCTTCTCAGTGTATTATCTTGGTTTGTTTGATGTTCAGGAGGGATATCCTTCTAGAAATGGAACTTATAATGTTTTGCCTTCACTTTTAGGGGTCAATATATTGACGTTTTTATTCGCACAGTTTGACAGATACTTAGCTGTGTGCCATCCATTCATCTACAGCCGCTTCATCACACGGCACGTTGTCATAGGCATTAACATTTACTGCTGGATTTACAACGTTGCTCACTTGCTCGCTAGAAATTTGCTTCCACTTTCTAAAGCGATACAGCTCTACACGTACAGCATCGTCTTCTTTCAACTAATCATTCTCACCAAAGTGGTCATGACTATCAAACTGTATGTTGTTGCCAGATTCCATGTTGAAAGAGACCCTCCCAGcgcagagagagaaagcaagaagGAATCATTGAGaatcattatttttgttgtcataAGTTTCTTGGTGTTGTGGGGCCCTTCTTTTGTTAATATCATAATCAGAtttgtgggaggaggagggctgaAATTTAGGAATGAAGCCACTAATCTTTTCGCCATCATGGCTCGTTTCAACGCTGTGTGCACACCCTCAGTGTACCTGTGGGGCAGTCCAGCTCTGAGAGAAGCCATGGTGAAGACAGTGTGGGGCAGAGTGTGTCCGAGATGTAAGAGGAG AGTCGGCTCCTGTCATGGGAAGGAAGATGCCAGAGAGTCGTGGAAGTAG
- the LOC128365249 gene encoding olfactory receptor 1082-like, whose protein sequence is MLLSNTTVFVTGGLHLSVDFDSPEDYLIFIFQLSFATTAVLIAGPVVITILATKALHLQNRFIFMLNTSICDTLVGFSVYYVGLFDVQEGYPSRNGTYNMLPSLLGVNIMTFLFAQFDRYFAVCHPFIYTRFITRRVVVSANVYCWFHVYFQSIITNFLPLSKAIQLYVFSIVTLQLIVLTKVAMTIKLYVVARFQLERDPPSAEKESNKESLRIIIFVVISFLVLWCPSFINIVLRLVIGRGLTFRNEATNLFAIMARFNAVCTPSVYLWGSPALREAMVKTVWGRVCPRCKRR, encoded by the coding sequence ATGCTCCTCTCTAACACCACAGTCTTTGTGACTGGAGGGCTGCATCTCTCGGTGGACTTTGACAGTCCTGAGGAttatctcatttttattttccaacTTTCATTCGCTACGACTGCTGTTCTCATAGCAGGGCCTGTAGTCATCACCATTCTGGCTACAAAAGCGCTGCACCTTCAGAATAGGTTTATTTTCATGCTGAACACGAGTATTTGTGACACTCTGGTTGGTTTTTCAGTGTATTATGTTGGTCTGTTTGATGTTCAGGAGGGATATCCTTCTAGAAATGGAACTTATAATATGCTACCATCACTTCTTGGGGTAAACATAATGACGTTTTTATTTGCACAGTTTGACCGGTATTTTGCAGTTTGTCATCCATTCATCTACACACGCTTTATAACCCGGAGAGTGGTCGTCTCTGCAAATGTTTATTGCTGGTTTCATGTCTATTTTCAGTCGATCATCACTAATTTCTTGCCACTTTCTAAAGCGATACAGCTGTATGTTTTCAGTATTGTAACCTTACAACTAATCGTGCTCACCAAAGTGGCCATGACTATCAAACTGTATGTTGTTGCCAGATTCCAGCTTGAAAGAGACCCTCCCAGCGCAGAGAAAGAAAGCAACAAAGAATCACTGAGaatcattatttttgttgttataaGTTTCTTGGTGTTGTGGTGCCCTTCTTTTATTAATATCGTCCTCAGACTGGTGATAGGACGAGGGCTGACATTCAGGAATGAAGCCACTAATCTTTTTGCCATCATGGCTCGTTTCAACGCTGTGTGCACACCGTCAGTGTACCTGTGGGGCAGTCCAGCTCTGAGAGAAGCCATGGTGAAGACAGTGTGGGGCAGAGTGTGCCCGAGATGTAAAAGGAGGTAA
- the LOC128364897 gene encoding C5a anaphylatoxin chemotactic receptor 1-like: MLHNATIPLSVDFNTPGDFLIFIFHILFATSAVLVAGSVIIGISFTRSLRVQNRFIFMLNTSISDTLTGFSVYYLGLFDVQEGYPSRNGTYYILPSFLGVNVLTFLFAQFDRYLAVCHPFFYNRYITRSFVIGVCAFCWIYTYTILTVQNMVPISKAAQINAFGVMTLQIIVLVKVLMTIKLYIIARSHLAREAPSAERDNKKESLRIIVFVVMCFLALWCPSFVNIIVRQLTRQGLRFRNEATNLFAIMARLNALVTPTLYIWGSPALREAVWRTVWRWVCPRRRIR; the protein is encoded by the coding sequence ATGCTTCACAACGCCACCATCCCTCTGTCGGTGGATTTCAACACTCCGGGGGacttcctcatcttcatcttccacATTCTGTTCGCCACAAGCGCCGTGCTCGTTGCCGGCTCGGTGATCATCGGTATATCCTTCACCCGGTCTCTGCGAGTCCAGAACCGTTTCATATTTATGCTGAACACTAGCATCAGTGACACTCTGACCGGCTTTTCGGTGTATTATCTCGGCCTCTTTGACGTTCAAGAAGGCTATCCCTCAAGAAACGGGACATATTACATTTTACCCTCATTTCTAGGTGTCAATGTGTTAACCTTTCTCTTCGCTCAGTTTGATCGCTACTTAGCTGTGTGCCATCCATTCTTCTACAACCGCTACATCACAAGGTCTTTTGTCATAGGGGTTTGCGCGTTTTGCTGGATTTACACGTACACTATCCTCACTGTGCAGAATATGGTGCCTATTTCAAAGGCAGCTCAAATAAACGCGTTTGGTGTTATGACTCTGCAGATTATAGTTCTTGTTAAAGTGTTGATGACGATTAAACTTTACATCATAGCCAGGAGTCACCTAGCGAGAGAGGCGCccagtgcagagagagacaacaAAAAGGAGTCGCTACGCattattgtgtttgtggttaTGTGCTTCTTGGCTTTGTGGTGTCCATCCTTTGTCAATATTATTGTCAGACAGTTGACTAGACAGGGTCTGAGGTTTAGGAATGAAGCCACTAACCTGTTCGCCATCATGGCACGCCTGAACGCCCTGGTCACCCCGACTCTGTACATCTGGGGCAGTCCGGCGCTGCGCGAGGCCGTGTGGAGAACAGTGTGGCGGTGGGTCTGTCCCAGACGGAGGATCAGGTAA